The Triticum aestivum cultivar Chinese Spring chromosome 5A, IWGSC CS RefSeq v2.1, whole genome shotgun sequence genomic sequence GCTAACACGCGCTTCACCACGCCGTTCTTCACTCGTGAAATTAACTATTTTATATCTATAGATTATTCTGATaagttgttttgttttgattttattTGTGTTTGCTATGTGTTTTAATTTTTTATTGGTGGTGTTTTCTTGTTCGTATATCGTGTGGGGTTGCTGTTGGAGCATTCTTTTGCAAGAGAAGTGCGGAGTTATTTGATGCATGGTTGTGAAGTCTTTTCATATTTTGGCCCCAGTGTCAGCCCGGTGGTGATTGTTTGAGCCTCTTGGAAGCTCTAATTTCACACTAAAACCATGAAATTGTTACTGTGACATTCATATGAGTCGGCACACCAAGCTCTTGCTCGCTCAGCTAGCTCCCTGCTCCTCTCACTCGTTTATTTTGTTCGCTCACCCCACTGCTTGCTCAAAAAAAATCAGCTATTTTTTATCTAAAAATGTTAGTTAAATTAAATGATGTTTAAAGAAATTTAAAAATATTATGACTTTCAAAAACCATGAACTTTAGAAAcattcatgaatttaaaatatattcatggtttaaaaaatattcacaaacttTAAATGAACGTGAACTTTACAAATATCCACTTTAATCAATATTAACgaatttgatttaaaaaatatcTTTATGTTTTTGAAAGTACACAAATTTTAAGAAGTGCTcatgaaataaaatatgaaaagaataaaaggaaaaaagagaaaaaaataaaactaaacaacACACACTTAGCATGGGGCCTTAGTGACCCCACAACCATCGAAGCACAGGAGCACATCAATTCAAGGGACCACAACCCTCGAGCACATGAGCGCTTCAATGCAAGGGAACTTAGTATCTCTACAGATTTTATACAAAGAAAAACCTCACATTTTACATAAAGTTTGCAAATCAAAAGGAACACATACatatcttcaacatcaaccatGCCTCACCAACTTAGAGCCATCGCAGTTATACCTGGCCATTTCTCAGGCCGGGCCGGGCTTTAGGCCGGGCCAACcaaagcccgacgcaaaaaacccaggcTCGAGCTCGGCCCGGCCTGGGCGTCAAGCCTAAAAATCGGGCCCGAGCCCGGCTCATCACACTAAAAACCCGTCGGGCCTCGGGccatgggccgggcctcttccttaaatgaCGAAATCGACGGGCCCAGACCCGGCCTGGCCCGGGCTTTGGGCTCAaaacctaggcccgagcccggGATGGACAAGGTCGggtcgggctgcccatggccaggactaatCGCAGTAGCAGCTAGTTCTTGCGTAAACACATCCGGGTCGGCGAGTACGCACGGCCTGAACGATCTATACTCTTCACTTATTATTGCATGGCAAATGTGGTGAGCAACCTTAAAAAAACACtcttcacttatttatttatttttgaaatgtACTCTTCACTTATTTACCAACCAGAACTTCAACATAACTATCAGCAACTGAACGGGACAAAACCGATCTTCTGCGCTGTAACATCGTAGATCACCTCCGTCGACCGCTGCTGTGTGTTGCCGACAATGCTGAATGACATGGCCGTCGGCCTCGAGACGAACGCGAGGCACCCGATGGCCGGCTTGCTTGGGTCTGGGAAGATCATGATCCCGTAGAAGTTAAGGTCGAACACGGCGCCGTCGCTGAATATGAAGGACACCGCCGGTATGAAGATGGCGCTCTGGCCGGTGAAGTCATAGCACGTGTCGAGGATGTCGTATGCCGGCGCCGGCTTGTTCCCCTTCATGGTGAACTTGAACCGGTCGCGGAGCGAGGTGTAGGCCGCCGCGGGGAGGTACGTAAGGATCGTGCCGGAGTCGAGGAGGGTGCCCCCGTTCGTGAACAGGGACGGCGGCACCGGCAAGACGTAGCCGCCGATGTTGATGGACACGAGCTCGACGAAATAGAAGGACGGGTACTCTGGCTTCTTTACCATCGCCGTGTACTGGACCTGCTTGTTACCGGAGACCGGCGTGGAGCCGATGCTGAGGTACCCAGGCGTGGTGTTGAACGACGGGAGGCAGTATGAGAAGGTGCCGCCAAACGACGGAGCGGCCTGTGAGGGTAGGGAGAGCTGGCCACGGCCAAGGCCGAGGAGCCCGTCCACCTCGCCGAACCCGCCGTCGTTTTGCTCGCTGCATCCGAAAGCGAAGCTGGGGAACGTGCGAGAGGAGGAGAAGGACAGCGTCTCTTGGGAGAGGACGCCGGACGTGGACGAGCCATCGCCGTAGAGGACGGAAAACAGGCAGGTGGTGGCGTTGCACTGGCCGCCGGCGGCCATGCACTCCGGCGTTCCGCAGGGCACGGCCTTGTAGGTGGTCGACTTGGTGGGGTCGAAGATGGGGTCGTGCTGCGGGTAGCAGTGGCCGGAGCAGGGCTGGCACTGGATCCACGATATGTCGCTGCCGGTGTCGAACATTATGGCGGACGACCGCGCCGGCGTCCCGAAACCGACAACCACGACGAACTCCAGCGTGTCGAGGGAAGTCCCCGTTCGGTCCGGGATGGTCACGGATGGCGCCTCTGCTGGTGCCGCGACAGACGGCCACGGAATACGGCCGATGTCGGGAGCTGGAGCCATGACCATGTCGTTTGAAGAAGCCAAGGCTGACCGCTGGAGCAGGGTGGTCAGACGGGCACTGTCGTGGAGGAGGATGTCGTTCTGGAGCCCTGCCTGCTGGAAGTCGGACCCGCTGCTGCAAGCGGGATGGATGGCGAGCTTGTTTCCAGACGGCCGCAACTGTGGATCGTTTGCAAGCAGTGTCATCAATAATTCAGTATCCGGAAATAACTGTGGCTCAAAGGGGCATCGGTAGCGCGGgatctactcccttcgttcggaattactcgtccaagaaatgaatgtattaAAGTGTTAGGGTAATATGTTCTATACTCCTACCTGTATGTGTGTCGGGATCATAGCAGCTGACTCGAGCCTTGGAACTGATGAGCTCGTCGAGGCCGACGGAGAGGTAGCGCGGGGAAGTTGCTGCCAGAGTGCAGCCGGAGAGAAGGGCAAACACGACCAAACAGGGCCCGAGGGATCCCTGGCGCTGGGTCGACGCCATTTGCGTATCTGAACCAAGGTGTTGCTGACGAGGAGGCCAACAGAACCCGAATCCATAAATAGGCGGGGCTTCGGAAGAAAATTGGGCGTAGCTTGCAAGAATGGACTTGGGAGAAGCTGAGCACCGGACGACTAATGGTGGATGGAATTTAAAATGTCATTTGTTCCATCGGAATGTATGTTGCTGCGATGGCTACAAGAACACCACGATGCAACTGATGTATGTTCAagtttccctttttcctttttgaTTTTTTTGGTGTGGCTCAACTGCGGCACGGCCACAAGACAAATGTTAAAAGGATAATGATTCCTGACGGTTGACGGGCCCAAACTTCAGGCGGTCTTGTGCGCGTCGTCAGATGCAATCAGATCgaacttcgtaaatctcaagagatatgccggctcaatctttcggaggtgcttataggggtagggtaatgagtgtatgcgcgtgtatatgagcgtttgTGTCTGTACTAATGCTCAAAAAAAGATGCAATCAGATCGTGCGCTCTCGGTTTCCCCACGTCTGTGCTCGCTGCCTCTGCGTGTCACACGTGCTGTCGGGTCCATGCACCGCTCGAATCTCTCCTGTCTTACCCCATCACACACACCGCTTCCTCCACTCGTCTTCTTCACAGCTCATTTTCTTCATCACAACCTCTACTACCTGCTGCCACACGGGACGACCAACGGAGCGGCTCCCCGCTGCTAGGGCAAGATAcctcggagggggggggggggggggcgaggcgtTGCAACTTAGGGTTGAGACACCGCAGGTGGCATGATAGAGATGTGGTGGCGAGCCGTTCTTGCTGTGACCAATGACGGGGGTGTTGCGACTGACATCATGGAGGAGTGTTGCAAGCCATGGTCGTCGGTTCACTAGTTCGGCACATTCCTACTCGAAGTGTTGCAAGCCATGGGTTTCAGCCAGCGTTGAAGAATTAGACGACTATGATGTTGGCTTTCTCGTCTGCCAAAGTGCATAGCCGAGCCAACTAAATTTGAAGGAATGTGCCGAACTCTAATCCGTGGATCtagtttggcaagtggatctacatCCCTTGGCGTTCCCTAGCCTCAATTTTTCTTTTTACCCATCTTATTTGAAGGTTGAAATCGAGTACTTCTGCCTGTAGTTCGAGATCTGAACATTTCGCCCAAAATTGAGTTTTCTCGCCCTACCCCGGGTACCCGGACCCTCGGGACATTTCCACCCAAGTCCCG encodes the following:
- the LOC123106800 gene encoding aspartyl protease AED1-like, with protein sequence MASTQRQGSLGPCLVVFALLSGCTLAATSPRYLSVGLDELISSKARVSCYDPDTHTVRPSGNKLAIHPACSSGSDFQQAGLQNDILLHDSARLTTLLQRSALASSNDMVMAPAPDIGRIPWPSVAAPAEAPSVTIPDRTGTSLDTLEFVVVVGFGTPARSSAIMFDTGSDISWIQCQPCSGHCYPQHDPIFDPTKSTTYKAVPCGTPECMAAGGQCNATTCLFSVLYGDGSSTSGVLSQETLSFSSSRTFPSFAFGCSEQNDGGFGEVDGLLGLGRGQLSLPSQAAPSFGGTFSYCLPSFNTTPGYLSIGSTPVSGNKQVQYTAMGNKPAPAYDILDTCYDFTGQSAIFIPAVSFIFSDGAVFDLNFYGIMIFPDPSKPAIGCLAFVSRPTAMSFSIVGNTQQRSTEVIYDVTAQKIGFVPFSC